A part of Aquibium oceanicum genomic DNA contains:
- the gcvP gene encoding aminomethyl-transferring glycine dehydrogenase has protein sequence MAAPYHAAAFADRHIGPRPEDERTMLKTLGLTSRETLVSQAIPKSIRLDRPLDLPAPASEAEALAELNAVMAGNTVARSFIGQGYHGTFVPPVIQRNLFENPAWYTAYTPYQSEISQGRLELLFHFQTLVAELTGLPVASASLLDEATAVAEAIGVALRHHKDKRARIALAGALHPQVLDVVRTRMEALGVAVVEGDADDDTAALVVPWPDTFGTYGDRKAAIASAKKAGALVIAVADPLALALVEAPAAIGADIAAGSMQRYGVPMGFGGPHAAYLAVSEPLTRLMPGRLIGQSVDRHGRPGYRLALQTREQHIRRDKATSNICTAQALLANMAAAYAIWHGPEGLQAVARHVHALACRLSAAVRAEGHGTAGDAFFDTVVVKTKGKAAELAEAARRDGQLLRVVDADRIGVTFDETSTEDDLAALCTLFGATAPAEAPSALPSSRPLKGFLSQPVFHESRSETEMMRFLRRLADKDLALDRAMIPLGSCTMKLNAAAEMMPVSWGSVGGMHPFAPAEHTAGYRQMTDDLERWLAEITGFDAVSLQPNAGSQGEYAGLLAIRRFHEANGNKTRDVCLIPSSAHGTNPASATMAGLRVVVVKCTAEGNIDVADLEAKAKQHADALAALMITYPSTHGVFEEGVKDICALIHAHGGQVYLDGANLNAMVGLARPGDIGADVCHMNLHKTFCIPHGGGGPGVGPIGVKTHLADYLPGHAEWGSSHAVSGAPYGSASILPITWMYIRMMGAAGLKHATETAILSANYIAERLKDRFPVLYSGRNGRVAHECIIDTRVLKETAGVSVEDVAKRLIDYGFHAPTMSWPVAGTLMIEPTESEPLTEIDRFCDAMIAIAEEAGLVAQGKFPKDDNPLVNAPHTAAEALAADWPHPYSRERATFPMGDMASAKYWPPVSRIDNVAGDRNLVCSCPPVEALAS, from the coding sequence ATGGCCGCCCCGTACCACGCCGCCGCTTTCGCCGACCGCCACATCGGGCCGCGCCCTGAAGACGAGCGCACGATGTTGAAGACGCTGGGCCTCACCTCGCGCGAGACGCTGGTCAGCCAGGCGATCCCCAAATCGATCCGGCTCGACCGTCCCCTCGACCTGCCCGCCCCGGCGAGCGAAGCCGAGGCGCTGGCGGAACTGAACGCTGTCATGGCCGGCAACACGGTGGCCAGGAGCTTCATCGGCCAGGGCTATCACGGCACTTTCGTTCCGCCGGTCATCCAGCGGAACCTGTTCGAGAACCCCGCCTGGTACACGGCCTACACGCCCTACCAGTCGGAGATCAGCCAGGGCCGGCTGGAACTGCTCTTCCACTTCCAGACGCTCGTGGCCGAACTGACCGGACTGCCCGTCGCCTCCGCCTCGCTACTCGACGAGGCGACCGCCGTGGCCGAAGCCATCGGCGTCGCGCTTCGCCACCACAAGGACAAGCGTGCCCGGATCGCGCTCGCCGGCGCGCTGCACCCGCAGGTGCTGGATGTGGTGAGGACGCGCATGGAAGCGCTCGGAGTCGCGGTCGTCGAGGGCGATGCGGACGACGACACCGCCGCGCTGGTCGTGCCGTGGCCTGACACCTTTGGCACCTACGGCGATCGGAAGGCCGCCATCGCGTCGGCGAAGAAGGCCGGCGCGCTGGTCATCGCCGTTGCCGACCCGCTGGCGCTGGCACTCGTCGAGGCGCCGGCCGCGATCGGCGCCGACATCGCCGCCGGCTCCATGCAGCGATATGGCGTGCCGATGGGCTTCGGCGGTCCGCATGCAGCCTATCTCGCCGTGTCGGAGCCGCTGACCCGCCTGATGCCCGGCCGCCTTATCGGCCAGTCGGTGGACCGCCACGGCCGCCCCGGCTACCGGCTGGCGCTCCAGACGCGCGAACAGCACATCCGCCGCGATAAGGCGACCTCCAACATCTGCACTGCGCAGGCGCTGCTCGCCAACATGGCCGCCGCCTACGCGATCTGGCACGGCCCCGAAGGACTTCAGGCGGTGGCGCGGCATGTGCACGCGCTCGCCTGCCGCCTTTCGGCCGCCGTCCGCGCCGAAGGCCACGGCACCGCCGGCGATGCGTTCTTCGACACCGTCGTGGTGAAGACCAAGGGAAAGGCCGCGGAACTGGCCGAGGCGGCGCGCCGCGATGGACAGCTCCTGCGCGTCGTCGACGCGGATCGCATCGGCGTCACCTTCGACGAGACCTCGACCGAGGACGACCTCGCCGCGCTCTGCACGCTGTTCGGCGCAACCGCACCGGCAGAAGCCCCGTCCGCCCTGCCCTCCTCGCGTCCGCTGAAAGGATTCCTGTCCCAGCCGGTCTTCCACGAGAGCCGCTCGGAAACCGAGATGATGCGCTTCCTGCGGAGGCTGGCCGACAAGGACCTCGCGCTCGACCGCGCCATGATCCCGCTCGGCTCCTGCACCATGAAGCTCAATGCCGCGGCCGAGATGATGCCAGTCTCCTGGGGCAGCGTCGGCGGCATGCATCCCTTCGCGCCGGCCGAGCACACCGCCGGCTACCGGCAGATGACCGACGACCTCGAACGGTGGCTGGCCGAAATCACAGGCTTCGACGCGGTCTCGCTGCAGCCGAATGCGGGCAGCCAGGGCGAGTATGCGGGCCTGCTCGCCATTCGACGCTTCCACGAGGCAAACGGGAACAAAACGCGCGACGTCTGCCTCATCCCCTCCTCCGCCCACGGCACCAATCCGGCAAGCGCCACCATGGCCGGACTGCGCGTCGTGGTGGTCAAGTGCACCGCCGAAGGCAACATCGACGTTGCCGATCTCGAGGCCAAGGCGAAGCAGCACGCCGACGCGCTGGCCGCGCTGATGATCACCTACCCCTCCACCCACGGCGTGTTCGAGGAAGGCGTGAAGGACATCTGCGCGCTCATTCACGCGCACGGCGGTCAGGTCTATCTCGACGGCGCCAACTTGAACGCAATGGTCGGCCTCGCGCGGCCGGGCGACATCGGCGCGGACGTCTGCCACATGAACCTGCACAAGACCTTCTGCATCCCGCATGGCGGAGGCGGTCCCGGCGTGGGGCCGATCGGCGTCAAGACGCATCTGGCCGACTACCTGCCGGGCCACGCCGAATGGGGGTCGAGCCACGCCGTGTCGGGCGCGCCCTATGGAAGCGCCTCCATCCTGCCGATCACCTGGATGTACATCCGCATGATGGGCGCGGCCGGCCTGAAGCACGCCACCGAGACGGCGATCCTGTCGGCAAACTACATCGCCGAACGGCTGAAGGATCGGTTCCCAGTGCTCTATTCGGGCCGCAATGGCCGCGTGGCGCATGAATGCATCATCGACACGCGCGTCCTCAAGGAGACGGCGGGCGTGAGCGTCGAGGACGTGGCCAAGCGGCTGATCGACTACGGCTTCCATGCGCCGACCATGTCCTGGCCGGTCGCCGGCACGCTGATGATCGAGCCGACCGAGTCCGAGCCGCTCACCGAGATCGACCGCTTCTGCGACGCGATGATCGCGATCGCCGAGGAAGCCGGCTTGGTGGCGCAGGGCAAGTTTCCGAAGGACGACAATCCGCTGGTCAACGCACCGCACACGGCCGCCGAAGCGCTCGCCGCCGACTGGCCGCACCCGTATTCGCGCGAACGGGCGACCTTCCCGATGGGCGACATGGCGTCGGCAAAGTACTGGCCCCCGGTCTCGCGCATCGACAACGTCGCCGGCGACCGCAACCTCGTCTGCTCCTGCCCGCCCGTCGAGGCGCTGGCGAGCTAA
- the gcvT gene encoding glycine cleavage system aminomethyltransferase GcvT codes for MTGQDSLKTLPLGDLHQKAGARFGGFAGWSMPITYPLGVMKEHLHARQKAGLFDISHMRLFVLSGQDAEVALAKSCPLDPAGIELARSRYTFLLNPDAGIIDDLIVTRLGADRFMIVANAGNAAVDEAELMARAKGLDAKIEPLDRVFFALQGPAAEAALVHAGVDTGDLVFMQGIEPRENWFMSRSGYTGEDGFEVALPGADARSLVEKLLADDDVEWIGLAARDSLRLEAGLCLHGQDITPETTPVEAGLLWAIPKPLREGGPFVGAEALAAAIATGPARKRVGLKAEGRQPVRAGAQIKDADGEPAGEVTSGGFGPSAGHPVAMGYVRADLAAPGTQLFAEIRGNRIGISVARLPFTPHRYRRG; via the coding sequence ATGACCGGCCAGGACAGCCTGAAAACACTCCCGCTCGGGGATCTTCACCAAAAGGCAGGCGCCCGCTTCGGCGGCTTCGCCGGCTGGTCGATGCCGATCACCTACCCGCTCGGCGTCATGAAGGAGCATCTGCACGCGCGGCAGAAGGCGGGGCTCTTCGACATCTCGCACATGCGGCTGTTCGTCCTGTCCGGCCAGGACGCTGAAGTCGCGCTCGCGAAATCGTGCCCGCTCGATCCCGCCGGCATCGAGCTTGCGCGCTCCCGCTACACCTTTCTCCTGAACCCGGACGCCGGGATCATCGACGATCTGATCGTCACGCGGCTCGGCGCCGACCGCTTCATGATCGTCGCCAATGCGGGCAATGCCGCCGTCGACGAAGCCGAACTCATGGCGCGCGCGAAGGGGCTTGACGCGAAGATCGAACCGCTCGACCGCGTCTTCTTCGCCCTGCAGGGTCCCGCCGCCGAAGCCGCGCTCGTCCACGCTGGCGTCGACACGGGCGATCTCGTCTTCATGCAGGGCATCGAGCCGCGCGAAAACTGGTTCATGTCCCGCTCGGGATACACCGGCGAGGACGGGTTCGAGGTCGCCCTGCCCGGGGCCGACGCGCGATCCCTCGTTGAAAAACTGCTCGCCGACGACGACGTCGAATGGATCGGTCTCGCCGCGCGCGACTCGCTGCGGCTGGAAGCGGGACTGTGCCTCCATGGGCAGGACATCACACCCGAAACGACCCCGGTGGAAGCGGGGCTGCTCTGGGCGATCCCCAAGCCGCTGCGCGAGGGCGGACCGTTCGTCGGCGCCGAAGCCTTGGCTGCCGCGATCGCCACCGGGCCCGCGCGAAAGCGCGTCGGACTAAAGGCCGAGGGCCGCCAGCCGGTCCGCGCCGGCGCGCAGATCAAGGATGCAGACGGCGAGCCGGCCGGCGAGGTCACCTCCGGCGGCTTCGGCCCCTCGGCCGGCCACCCGGTCGCTATGGGCTACGTCCGCGCCGACCTCGCCGCTCCCGGCACGCAGCTCTTCGCCGAAATCCGGGGCAACCGGATCGGCATTTCCGTCGCCCGCCTCCCATTCACGCCGCATCGCTACCGCAGAGGATGA
- the gcvH gene encoding glycine cleavage system protein GcvH has protein sequence MAKTCFTEDHEWIRLDGDIATVGITDYAQEQLGDLVFVDLPEKGKALAKGDTAVVVESVKSASDVYAPCDGEITEVNEALSSDPALVNSAATGDGWLWKMRLSDASQLDGLMDADAYAKHIA, from the coding sequence ATGGCCAAGACCTGTTTCACCGAAGACCACGAGTGGATCCGCCTCGACGGCGACATCGCGACAGTCGGCATCACCGACTACGCCCAGGAACAGCTGGGAGACCTCGTCTTCGTCGACCTGCCCGAGAAGGGCAAGGCGCTGGCCAAGGGCGACACCGCCGTCGTGGTCGAATCTGTGAAGTCCGCGTCCGACGTCTACGCGCCCTGCGACGGCGAGATCACCGAGGTCAACGAGGCGCTCTCGTCCGATCCCGCGCTCGTCAATTCCGCCGCCACGGGCGATGGCTGGCTCTGGAAGATGCGGCTTTCCGATGCGTCGCAGCTTGACGGGCTGATGGACGCCGACGCCTACGCCAAGCACATCGCATAG
- the carB gene encoding carbamoyl-phosphate synthase large subunit, whose amino-acid sequence MPRRTDISSILIIGAGPIVIGQACEFDYSGTQACKALKEEGFRVILVNSNPATIMTDPELADATYIEPITPEVVAKIIARERPDALLPTMGGQTALNTALSLRRMGVLERYGVEMIGANAEAIDMAEDRSLFREAMARIGLETPRSWLANASEVKNEDRKRHEAERAALKASAPDDLDTALDDLETRWNLGEGDRKQRYMSHAMAVAAQALDHVGLPAIIRPSFTLGGTGGGIAYNRAEYFDIVANGLDASPTTEVLIEESVLGWKEYEMEVVRDKADNCIIICSIENLDPMGVHTGDSITVAPALTLTDKEYQVMRNASIAVLREIGVETGGSNVQFAVNPADGRLVVIEMNPRVSRSSALASKATGFPIAKVAAKLAVGYTLDELENDITGGATPAAFEPSIDYVVTKIPRFAFEKFPGAEPVLSTAMKSVGEVMAIGRTFAESLQKALRGLETGLTGLDEIEIPGIGVGDDRNAIRAALGTATPDRLRMVAQAIRMGTSLEEVHAMCAIDPWFLEQIAAIIAMEARVREHGLPRDAENLRMLKSMGFSDARLASLARKDSEDVARLRGELGVHPVYKRIDTCAAEFASPTAYMYSTYESPFAGAPADEAKVSDRQKVVILGGGPNRIGQGIEFDYCCCHAAFALAEAGYESIMINCNPETVSTDYDTSDRLYFEPLTAEDVLEILRVEKAAGTLVGVIVQFGGQTPLKLAEALEKAGIPILGTSPDMIDLAEDRDRFQKLLTRLGLMQPRNGIAYSVEQARLVAGELGFPLVVRPSYVLGGRAMQIIHSEGMLQSYLLDTVPGLVPEDIKQKYPNDKTGQINTLLGKNPLLFDTYLSGAIEVDVDCLCDGSSTYVAGIMEHIEEAGIHSGDSACSLPVHSLAPSLVDELERQTAALAKALHVGGLMNVQYAVKDGDIYVLEVNPRASRTVPFVAKTIGKPIAKIAARIMAGESLDDAFAHYGDKPDPRALGHIAVKEAVFPFARFPGVDTLLGPEMKSTGEVMGIDTDYALAFAKSQLGAGVDLPRSGCLFVSVRDEDKAAVLPSVKRLADLGFRVLATGGTARFLRENGVDAEKINKVLEGRPHIEDAIRNRQVQLVFNTTDSQTAVSDSKSLRRATLMQKVPYYTTMAGAAAAAEAIAALKAGSLEVRPLQSYFA is encoded by the coding sequence ATGCCCAGACGCACCGATATCTCCTCCATCCTGATCATCGGCGCGGGGCCCATCGTCATCGGCCAGGCCTGCGAGTTCGACTATTCCGGCACCCAGGCCTGCAAGGCGCTGAAAGAGGAGGGCTTTCGCGTCATCCTGGTCAACTCCAATCCGGCCACCATCATGACCGACCCGGAGCTGGCCGACGCGACATACATCGAGCCAATCACGCCGGAAGTCGTGGCAAAAATCATCGCGCGCGAGCGGCCGGACGCGCTGCTCCCCACCATGGGCGGCCAAACCGCGCTCAACACCGCCCTGTCGCTGCGCCGCATGGGCGTCCTGGAGCGCTACGGCGTCGAAATGATCGGCGCCAACGCCGAAGCCATCGATATGGCCGAGGACCGCTCGCTCTTCCGCGAGGCGATGGCCCGCATCGGGCTGGAAACCCCGCGCTCCTGGCTCGCCAATGCCAGCGAGGTCAAGAACGAGGACCGCAAGCGCCACGAGGCCGAACGCGCGGCGCTGAAGGCGTCGGCGCCCGACGACCTCGACACCGCGCTTGACGACCTGGAGACGCGCTGGAACCTTGGCGAGGGCGACCGCAAGCAGCGCTACATGAGCCACGCCATGGCGGTCGCCGCCCAGGCGCTCGACCATGTCGGCTTGCCGGCGATCATCCGCCCCTCCTTCACGCTGGGCGGCACGGGCGGAGGCATCGCCTACAACCGGGCGGAATATTTCGACATCGTCGCCAACGGTCTGGACGCCTCGCCCACCACCGAGGTGCTGATCGAGGAGAGCGTGCTCGGCTGGAAGGAGTACGAGATGGAGGTCGTCCGCGACAAGGCGGACAACTGCATCATCATCTGCTCGATCGAGAACCTCGACCCGATGGGCGTGCACACCGGCGATTCCATCACGGTCGCCCCGGCCCTCACGCTCACCGACAAGGAATACCAGGTGATGCGCAACGCCTCGATCGCGGTGCTGCGCGAGATCGGCGTGGAGACCGGCGGCTCCAACGTGCAGTTCGCCGTCAACCCAGCCGACGGGCGGCTGGTGGTCATCGAGATGAACCCGCGCGTGTCGCGCTCCTCCGCGCTCGCCTCCAAGGCGACGGGGTTCCCGATCGCCAAGGTCGCGGCCAAGCTCGCGGTCGGCTACACGCTCGACGAACTCGAAAACGACATCACCGGCGGCGCGACGCCTGCCGCCTTCGAACCGTCGATCGACTACGTGGTGACGAAGATCCCGCGCTTCGCCTTCGAGAAATTCCCGGGCGCGGAACCGGTACTCAGCACCGCGATGAAGTCGGTCGGCGAAGTCATGGCGATCGGCCGCACTTTCGCCGAATCGCTGCAGAAGGCGCTGCGCGGCCTGGAGACGGGGCTGACCGGCCTCGACGAGATCGAGATTCCCGGCATCGGTGTCGGCGACGACCGCAACGCCATCCGCGCCGCGCTGGGCACCGCCACCCCCGACCGGCTGCGCATGGTCGCCCAGGCCATCCGCATGGGCACCTCGCTGGAGGAGGTGCACGCCATGTGCGCCATCGACCCGTGGTTCCTGGAACAGATCGCCGCCATCATCGCCATGGAGGCGCGGGTGCGCGAGCACGGCTTGCCGCGCGACGCGGAAAACCTGCGTATGCTGAAGTCGATGGGCTTCTCGGACGCCCGTCTGGCCTCGCTCGCGCGCAAGGACAGCGAGGACGTCGCGCGGCTGCGCGGCGAGCTCGGCGTGCACCCGGTCTACAAGCGCATCGACACCTGCGCGGCCGAGTTCGCCTCGCCGACGGCCTACATGTACTCGACCTACGAAAGCCCCTTCGCCGGCGCGCCGGCCGACGAGGCCAAGGTGTCGGACCGGCAAAAGGTCGTCATCCTCGGGGGCGGACCCAACCGCATCGGCCAGGGCATCGAGTTCGACTACTGCTGCTGCCACGCCGCCTTCGCGCTCGCCGAAGCCGGCTACGAATCGATCATGATCAACTGCAATCCCGAGACGGTGTCGACCGACTACGACACCTCCGACCGGCTCTATTTCGAGCCGCTGACGGCCGAGGACGTGCTGGAGATTCTTCGCGTCGAAAAGGCCGCGGGTACGCTGGTCGGCGTCATCGTGCAGTTCGGCGGCCAGACGCCGCTGAAGCTCGCCGAGGCGCTGGAAAAGGCCGGCATCCCGATCCTCGGCACCTCGCCCGACATGATCGATCTGGCCGAAGACCGCGACCGTTTCCAGAAGCTTTTGACCCGGCTCGGCCTCATGCAGCCGCGCAACGGCATCGCCTATTCGGTCGAGCAGGCGCGGCTGGTGGCGGGCGAGCTCGGCTTCCCCCTGGTCGTGCGCCCCTCCTACGTGCTCGGCGGCCGCGCCATGCAGATCATCCACAGCGAAGGGATGCTCCAGAGCTACCTGCTCGACACGGTGCCGGGCCTCGTTCCGGAGGACATCAAGCAGAAATATCCCAACGACAAGACCGGCCAGATCAACACGCTGCTCGGAAAAAACCCGCTGCTCTTCGATACCTATCTGTCGGGCGCGATCGAAGTCGACGTCGACTGCCTGTGCGACGGCTCGTCCACCTATGTCGCCGGCATCATGGAGCACATAGAGGAGGCCGGCATCCATTCGGGCGATTCGGCTTGCTCGCTGCCGGTCCATTCGCTGGCTCCGTCGCTGGTCGACGAACTGGAACGGCAGACGGCCGCACTCGCAAAGGCTCTGCACGTCGGCGGGCTGATGAACGTGCAATACGCGGTCAAGGACGGCGATATCTACGTGCTGGAGGTCAACCCGCGCGCCTCGCGCACCGTGCCCTTCGTGGCCAAGACAATCGGCAAGCCCATCGCCAAGATCGCGGCACGCATCATGGCCGGCGAGAGCCTCGACGACGCCTTCGCGCATTACGGCGACAAGCCGGACCCGCGCGCGCTCGGTCACATCGCCGTCAAGGAAGCCGTCTTCCCCTTCGCCCGCTTCCCCGGCGTCGACACGCTGCTCGGACCCGAAATGAAGTCGACGGGCGAGGTCATGGGCATCGACACCGACTATGCGCTGGCCTTCGCCAAGAGCCAGCTCGGCGCCGGCGTCGACCTGCCGCGTTCCGGCTGCCTGTTCGTCTCGGTGCGCGACGAGGACAAGGCTGCCGTGCTGCCCTCGGTCAAGCGGCTGGCCGATCTCGGCTTCCGCGTGCTCGCCACCGGCGGCACGGCGCGGTTCCTGCGCGAGAACGGCGTCGATGCGGAAAAGATCAACAAGGTACTGGAAGGCCGCCCCCATATCGAGGACGCCATCCGCAACCGCCAGGTCCAGCTCGTCTTCAACACCACCGACAGCCAGACCGCCGTCTCCGATTCGAAGTCGCTGCGCCGCGCCACGCTGATGCAGAAGGTGCCCTACTACACCACCATGGCCGGTGCCGCCGCCGCGGCGGAAGCCATCGCCGCGCTCAAGGCGGGCAGCCTCGAAGTCCGGCCGCTGCAGTCCTACTTCGCGTGA
- a CDS encoding acyltransferase family protein, which yields MKDRAFRGDIQALRAFAVVVVLLFHVDAGWMAGGYLGVDIFFVISGYLISGIILRDVAGGRTALWQFYLRRIRRLLPASVVTIAATLVVGGVLLSTDDLAAAARSGLAAAFSASNIVFWLEAGYFDEAADTKPFLHTWSLGVEEQFYLLWPAALLVFSRLGRKATIWFVVTSGLISLVAAEALLSNHPEAVFFLVPFRIFEFAAGALLTFVNPAAASRTGLLAFLAGVAVMLASCVLLEATFPMPGLVSLIPVAGAVLCIYFGKSAPALAMSRPVIFIGDISYSLYLVHWPIVVFYKYRIEPELGPRDQVLLLAAAVAAGIALNIFVERPMRSDLFWKRSGYRVAGGLAAVVIVSAAATHAWWSGGWQWRIPAEVREASTSVAHYKSERSAYLLKIRDKNKRSSADGDILLIGDSHGQDLDIALHASGYEVRRLFMPYDCQPAVGERPIEVGLASSMVTSAEEAEVCRKRFDLLLKDKRLRNARAVILAPRWKQWSVDRLGATIAALRKTTAAPIFVFGATWEYAPKIPIILQRYGRVDGIDEFAAKFEKTLPPTLNRQLERASETLNFHFVDKMRVACQPRCPVFVPGTSELTVWDYGHWTVAGASYFGRLLLEAEPELKYILRARD from the coding sequence TTGAAAGACCGCGCGTTCAGAGGCGACATTCAAGCGCTTAGGGCGTTTGCCGTTGTCGTGGTACTCTTGTTTCACGTTGACGCAGGCTGGATGGCGGGCGGTTATCTCGGCGTCGACATTTTCTTCGTCATTTCCGGCTACTTGATAAGCGGAATAATCCTCAGAGATGTCGCAGGCGGTCGTACCGCATTGTGGCAGTTCTATCTTCGTCGGATCAGGCGCCTCTTGCCTGCTTCTGTTGTGACGATTGCCGCGACCCTCGTTGTGGGAGGAGTATTACTCTCGACAGACGACCTTGCCGCCGCAGCGCGATCGGGTTTAGCGGCCGCATTCTCGGCATCGAATATCGTGTTCTGGCTGGAGGCTGGATATTTCGACGAAGCTGCCGACACGAAGCCGTTTCTTCATACGTGGTCGCTTGGCGTAGAAGAGCAATTCTATCTGCTCTGGCCAGCCGCGCTTCTGGTTTTTTCGCGGCTTGGCCGGAAGGCGACAATCTGGTTCGTCGTCACTTCCGGTCTCATCTCTCTCGTGGCCGCCGAAGCTTTGCTGTCGAACCACCCCGAAGCTGTTTTCTTCCTGGTACCCTTTAGGATTTTTGAGTTTGCCGCTGGCGCCCTTCTCACGTTCGTCAATCCAGCGGCGGCGAGCAGGACAGGCCTGCTTGCATTTCTTGCCGGCGTCGCCGTGATGCTCGCGTCCTGTGTGCTCCTCGAAGCGACATTCCCGATGCCCGGGCTCGTTTCGCTGATTCCGGTCGCTGGAGCGGTACTTTGCATCTACTTCGGAAAATCAGCGCCGGCTCTTGCAATGTCGCGACCCGTAATCTTCATCGGCGACATCTCCTACTCCTTATACCTCGTGCATTGGCCTATCGTGGTCTTCTACAAGTACCGCATCGAGCCCGAACTTGGGCCCCGCGACCAAGTGCTGCTTCTGGCAGCCGCAGTCGCCGCAGGCATCGCGCTCAATATTTTCGTGGAGCGCCCCATGCGAAGCGACCTGTTTTGGAAGCGATCCGGCTATCGCGTTGCAGGCGGCTTGGCTGCGGTTGTAATCGTTTCTGCAGCGGCAACACATGCATGGTGGTCGGGTGGTTGGCAGTGGCGCATTCCCGCGGAAGTTCGTGAGGCCTCGACGAGCGTCGCCCACTATAAAAGCGAGCGCAGCGCGTACCTCCTGAAGATCCGAGACAAGAACAAGCGCTCATCTGCAGATGGTGACATCCTCTTGATCGGCGACAGCCACGGGCAGGATCTCGACATCGCCTTGCATGCTTCTGGCTATGAAGTACGGCGGCTATTCATGCCCTACGACTGCCAACCGGCGGTCGGCGAAAGACCAATCGAAGTCGGTCTTGCATCCTCGATGGTAACTAGCGCCGAAGAGGCCGAGGTCTGTCGAAAAAGGTTCGATTTACTCCTGAAGGACAAGCGGCTCAGGAATGCTAGGGCTGTTATTCTTGCCCCGCGATGGAAGCAGTGGTCCGTAGACCGGCTCGGAGCGACCATTGCCGCATTGCGCAAGACGACGGCGGCGCCGATTTTTGTCTTCGGCGCGACGTGGGAGTACGCCCCGAAAATCCCGATCATTCTTCAGCGTTATGGCAGGGTCGATGGCATCGATGAGTTCGCTGCAAAGTTCGAAAAGACGTTGCCACCGACCCTCAATCGGCAGCTCGAAAGAGCCTCGGAAACTCTAAATTTTCACTTCGTCGACAAGATGCGTGTTGCATGCCAACCTCGCTGCCCGGTATTCGTGCCTGGAACTTCTGAGTTGACGGTATGGGACTACGGCCACTGGACCGTCGCGGGCGCGAGTTATTTTGGCCGGCTATTGCTGGAGGCGGAGCCAGAACTCAAATATATTCTTCGTGCCCGAGATTAA
- a CDS encoding IS630 family transposase yields MSKPHPMALRERVAGYVDEGHGHREAAQHFLVPPRFVNDLIKLRRETGSLKPRRQGHAPGSGKLAPHVGFVRRRMAQARELTLDELCVELEARGCVVHRSSVGRLLHRIGLSKKKALRATEQLRPEVRAARELWTTGRKPFFARALTRLVFIDETSTNTKLTKRTGWSPKGERYVTHAPFGHWRTQSFVASLRSHGLVAPWIVEGAMKAEIFERYVETQLAPELGRGDVVILDNVGFHKSGRAADLVRQRGAWMLFLPPYSPDLNPIEMALSKLKALLRKKAARTFDAVATAIGDICDLLDPQQCRDFFSAAGYEVD; encoded by the coding sequence ATGAGCAAGCCGCATCCGATGGCGTTGCGTGAGCGTGTCGCGGGTTATGTCGATGAGGGTCATGGTCACCGGGAGGCGGCGCAACATTTCCTTGTGCCGCCCCGCTTCGTGAACGATCTCATAAAGCTGCGGCGGGAAACCGGTTCGCTGAAGCCGCGCCGGCAGGGGCACGCGCCGGGCTCGGGCAAGCTGGCGCCTCACGTCGGCTTTGTGCGCAGGCGCATGGCTCAGGCCCGGGAACTGACGCTGGACGAGCTCTGCGTCGAACTGGAGGCGCGTGGCTGCGTCGTGCACCGATCGAGCGTCGGTCGACTTCTGCACCGCATCGGCCTCAGCAAAAAAAAAGCTCTGCGCGCCACCGAGCAACTGCGGCCTGAGGTCCGGGCTGCGCGGGAACTCTGGACGACGGGCCGAAAGCCGTTCTTCGCCAGAGCCTTGACCCGCCTCGTCTTCATCGACGAGACCTCGACCAACACCAAGCTGACCAAGCGCACCGGCTGGTCGCCGAAGGGCGAGCGCTATGTGACGCACGCTCCCTTCGGGCACTGGCGTACGCAGAGCTTCGTCGCCAGCCTGCGCAGTCACGGCCTCGTCGCGCCCTGGATCGTCGAGGGCGCGATGAAAGCAGAGATTTTCGAACGCTACGTCGAGACGCAACTGGCGCCGGAACTGGGCCGGGGCGACGTGGTGATCCTCGACAATGTCGGCTTCCACAAGAGCGGTCGTGCCGCAGACCTGGTGCGCCAGCGCGGCGCATGGATGTTGTTCCTGCCGCCCTACTCCCCCGATCTGAATCCCATCGAAATGGCGCTCTCCAAGCTCAAGGCCCTACTGCGCAAGAAGGCCGCACGAACCTTCGACGCCGTCGCGACGGCCATAGGCGACATCTGTGATCTCCTCGATCCGCAGCAATGCCGAGACTTCTTCAGTGCAGCCGGATATGAGGTCGATTAG